The following are encoded in a window of Streptomyces sp. 11x1 genomic DNA:
- a CDS encoding roadblock/LC7 domain-containing protein yields MSQNAGLGWLLDDLTERVEPIRHALVLSNDGLVTAASTGLRREDSEHLAAVSSGLHSLAKGSGRHFGAGDVRQTMIEFDDAVLFVTAAGPGSCLCVLSAAEADIGQIGYEMTLLVNRVGEHLRVDARHPERSAAMDR; encoded by the coding sequence ATGTCGCAGAACGCGGGGCTCGGTTGGCTGCTGGACGACCTGACCGAGCGCGTGGAACCCATACGACACGCCCTGGTGCTGTCCAACGACGGACTGGTCACCGCGGCCAGCACCGGCCTGCGGCGCGAGGACTCCGAACACCTGGCCGCGGTCTCGTCGGGTCTGCACAGCCTCGCCAAGGGCTCGGGCCGCCACTTCGGCGCCGGTGACGTACGGCAGACGATGATCGAGTTCGACGACGCGGTGCTTTTCGTGACCGCCGCCGGGCCCGGCAGCTGCCTGTGCGTCCTCAGCGCGGCGGAGGCGGACATCGGGCAGATCGGGTACGAGATGACGCTGTTGGTGAACCGGGTCGGCGAACATCTCCGTGTGGACGCCAGGCACCCCGAACGCTCGGCCGCGATGGATCGCTGA
- a CDS encoding DUF3516 domain-containing protein, with protein sequence MTLIDQLPRTADPDALYEAFESWAQERGLTLYPHQEEALIEVVSGANVIVSTPTGSGKSMIAAGAHFAALARDEVTFYTAPIKALVSEKFFELCKIFGTENVGMLTGDASVNADAPVICCTAEVLASIALRDGKHADVGQVVMDEFHFYAEGDRGWAWQIPILELPQAQFILMSATLGDVSMFEKDLTRRTGRPTAVVRSATRPVPLSYEYVLTPLTETLTELLATRQAPVYIVHFTQAQAVERAQALMSINMCTREEKDQIAELIGSFRFTTKFGRNLSRYVRHGIGVHHAGMLPKYRRLVEKLAQAGLLKVICGTDTLGVGVNVPIRTVLFTALTKYDGNRVRTLRAREFHQIAGRAGRAGFDTAGFVVAQAPEHVIENEKALAKAGDDPKKRRKVVRKKAPEGFVGWTDNTFEKLIASDPEPLTSRFRVTHTMLLSVIARPGNAFEAMRHLLEDNHEPRKQQLRHIRRAIAIYRSLLDGGIVEKLDQPDAEGRIVRLTVDLQQDFALNQPLSTFALAAFELLDPESPSYALDMVSVVESTLDDPRQILAAQQNKARGEAVAAMKADGVEYEERMERLQDVSYPKPLEELLFHAYNTYRKSHPWVGDHPLSPKSVIRDMYERAMSFTELVSHYELARTEGIVLRYLAGAYKALDHTVPDDLKSDDLEDLIAWLGEMVRQVDSSLLDEWEQLANPEEMTAEEAQERADQVKPVTSNARAFRVLVRNAMFRRVELAALDQVDELGEMDAEAGWDAERWGEAMDKYWDEYEELGTGPDARGPRLLMIEEEPQNGLWRVRQTFADPNGDHDWGISAEIDLAASDAEGRAVVKVTDVGQL encoded by the coding sequence GTGACCCTCATCGATCAGCTGCCGCGGACCGCCGACCCCGACGCCCTCTACGAAGCCTTCGAGTCGTGGGCCCAGGAACGCGGTCTCACCCTCTATCCGCACCAGGAGGAGGCGCTCATCGAGGTGGTCTCCGGCGCGAACGTGATCGTGTCGACGCCCACCGGCTCCGGCAAGAGCATGATCGCGGCGGGTGCCCACTTCGCGGCGCTCGCCCGCGACGAGGTCACCTTCTACACGGCTCCGATCAAGGCGCTCGTCTCGGAGAAGTTCTTCGAGCTGTGCAAGATCTTCGGTACCGAGAACGTCGGCATGCTCACCGGCGACGCCTCCGTGAACGCCGACGCCCCCGTCATCTGCTGCACCGCCGAGGTGCTGGCCTCGATCGCGCTGCGCGACGGCAAGCACGCCGACGTCGGCCAGGTCGTGATGGACGAGTTCCACTTCTACGCGGAGGGCGATCGGGGCTGGGCCTGGCAGATCCCGATCCTCGAGCTGCCGCAGGCCCAGTTCATCCTGATGTCGGCGACCCTCGGCGACGTCTCGATGTTCGAAAAGGACCTCACCCGGCGCACCGGTCGCCCGACCGCCGTGGTCCGCTCGGCGACGCGTCCGGTGCCCCTGTCCTACGAGTACGTCCTGACCCCGCTGACGGAGACGCTCACCGAGCTGCTCGCCACCCGGCAGGCTCCGGTCTACATCGTGCACTTCACGCAGGCGCAGGCCGTTGAACGGGCGCAGGCGCTGATGAGCATCAACATGTGCACGCGGGAGGAGAAGGACCAGATCGCCGAGCTGATCGGCAGCTTCCGCTTCACCACCAAGTTCGGCCGCAACCTCTCCCGTTACGTGCGGCACGGCATCGGCGTCCACCACGCCGGCATGCTGCCCAAGTACCGACGCCTGGTGGAGAAGCTCGCCCAGGCCGGTCTGCTGAAGGTCATCTGCGGCACGGACACGCTCGGTGTCGGCGTCAACGTCCCCATCCGCACCGTGTTGTTCACCGCCCTCACCAAGTACGACGGCAATCGTGTGCGGACCCTGCGGGCCCGTGAGTTCCACCAGATCGCGGGCCGCGCGGGCCGGGCGGGCTTCGACACGGCGGGCTTCGTGGTGGCGCAGGCGCCCGAGCACGTCATCGAGAACGAGAAGGCCCTCGCCAAGGCCGGCGACGATCCGAAGAAGCGTCGCAAGGTGGTCCGCAAGAAGGCTCCCGAGGGGTTCGTCGGCTGGACCGACAACACCTTCGAGAAGCTCATCGCCTCCGATCCGGAACCGCTGACCTCCCGCTTCCGTGTCACTCACACCATGCTGCTGTCGGTGATCGCGCGGCCGGGCAATGCCTTCGAGGCGATGCGCCATCTGCTGGAGGACAACCATGAGCCCCGCAAGCAGCAGTTGCGGCACATCCGCCGTGCGATCGCGATCTACCGCTCGCTCCTCGACGGCGGCATCGTCGAGAAGCTCGACCAGCCGGACGCCGAGGGCCGTATCGTCCGGCTGACGGTCGATCTCCAGCAGGACTTCGCGCTCAACCAGCCGCTGTCCACCTTCGCGCTGGCCGCGTTCGAACTTCTGGACCCCGAATCCCCTTCGTACGCCCTCGACATGGTGTCTGTCGTCGAGTCGACGCTGGACGACCCGCGGCAGATCCTCGCCGCCCAGCAGAACAAGGCGCGCGGCGAGGCCGTGGCCGCGATGAAGGCCGACGGCGTCGAGTACGAGGAGCGCATGGAGCGGCTGCAGGACGTCAGCTACCCCAAGCCGCTGGAGGAGCTGCTCTTCCACGCGTACAACACCTACCGCAAGAGCCACCCCTGGGTCGGCGACCATCCACTGTCGCCGAAGTCCGTGATCCGTGACATGTACGAACGGGCCATGTCCTTCACGGAGTTGGTGTCCCACTACGAACTGGCCCGCACCGAGGGCATCGTGCTGCGCTACCTCGCCGGCGCCTACAAGGCACTCGACCACACCGTCCCCGACGATCTGAAGTCCGACGATCTGGAGGATCTGATCGCCTGGCTCGGAGAGATGGTGCGCCAGGTCGACTCCAGTCTCCTCGACGAGTGGGAGCAGCTGGCCAACCCCGAGGAGATGACGGCCGAGGAGGCCCAGGAGCGGGCCGACCAGGTCAAGCCGGTCACCTCCAACGCGCGTGCCTTCCGGGTGCTCGTCCGCAACGCCATGTTCCGTCGCGTCGAACTGGCCGCGCTCGACCAGGTGGACGAGTTGGGCGAGATGGACGCCGAGGCCGGCTGGGACGCCGAGCGGTGGGGCGAGGCGATGGACAAGTACTGGGACGAGTACGAGGAACTCGGCACCGGTCCCGATGCCCGTGGCCCGCGGCTGTTGATGATCGAGGAGGAGCCGCAGAACGGGCTGTGGCGGGTCCGGCAGACCTTCGCCGACCCGAACGGCGATCATGACTGGGGGATCAGCGCGGAGATCGATCTCGCGGCCTCCGACGCCGAGGGACGCGCAGTCGTCAAGGTCACCGACGTCGGTCAGCTGTGA
- a CDS encoding DUF742 domain-containing protein — translation MTEGSDTGAPHEPAGGRWYDHEAGPLVRPYAVTGGRTRPGHGGPRFDLIALVSLDPGAPGADDSLLGPEHHALLELCRTETQSVAELAAGADLPVGVVRVLLGDLVDASRVTVSRPVPPARLPDERILREVIEGLRAL, via the coding sequence ATGACCGAAGGCAGTGACACCGGCGCCCCGCACGAACCGGCGGGCGGTCGCTGGTACGACCACGAGGCCGGGCCGCTCGTCCGCCCCTACGCCGTGACGGGCGGCCGCACCAGACCGGGTCACGGCGGACCGCGCTTCGACCTGATCGCCCTGGTCTCGCTCGACCCCGGCGCACCCGGCGCCGACGACTCGTTGCTCGGTCCGGAACACCACGCGCTCCTGGAACTGTGCCGGACCGAGACCCAGTCGGTCGCCGAACTCGCCGCGGGCGCCGACCTGCCCGTCGGCGTCGTACGGGTACTGCTCGGGGACCTAGTGGACGCGAGCCGAGTCACCGTCAGTCGCCCCGTGCCGCCCGCGCGACTGCCGGACGAACGGATCCTGCGGGAGGTGATCGAGGGGCTGAGGGCGCTGTAG
- a CDS encoding metal-dependent hydrolase, protein MMGPAHSLSGAAAWLGVGAAAAATGHTMPWPVLLVGALICAGAALAPDLDHKAATISRSFGPLSRWVCEIVDKLSYAVYKATKKQGDPRRSGGHRTLTHTWLWAALLGAGASVAAITGGRWAVLAILFVHLVLAIEGLLWRAARGSSSDVLVWLLAATSAWILAGVLDKPGNGADWLFTQPGQEYLWLGLPIVLGALVHDIGDSLTVSGCPILWPIPIGRKRWYPVGPPKAMRFRAGSWVELRVLMPVFMVLGGVGAAAALNVI, encoded by the coding sequence ATGATGGGACCAGCACACTCACTGTCGGGAGCCGCCGCCTGGCTCGGCGTGGGAGCCGCGGCGGCCGCCACCGGGCACACGATGCCCTGGCCGGTGCTCCTGGTCGGTGCGCTGATCTGCGCGGGTGCCGCGCTCGCCCCCGACCTGGACCACAAGGCGGCGACGATCTCCCGTTCCTTCGGTCCGCTGTCACGCTGGGTGTGCGAGATCGTCGACAAGCTGTCCTACGCCGTCTACAAGGCGACGAAGAAGCAGGGCGACCCGCGTCGCTCGGGTGGGCACCGCACGCTCACGCACACCTGGCTGTGGGCAGCGCTGCTCGGCGCCGGTGCCTCCGTCGCCGCCATCACCGGGGGGCGCTGGGCGGTGCTTGCCATTCTCTTCGTGCACCTGGTCCTGGCCATCGAGGGCCTGCTGTGGCGGGCGGCCCGGGGTTCGAGCAGCGATGTGCTGGTGTGGCTGCTGGCGGCGACGAGCGCCTGGATCCTCGCCGGGGTCCTGGACAAGCCGGGCAACGGGGCCGACTGGCTGTTCACACAGCCGGGCCAGGAGTATCTGTGGCTCGGGCTGCCGATCGTGCTGGGGGCGCTGGTGCACGACATCGGGGACTCGCTGACCGTCTCGGGTTGCCCGATCCTGTGGCCGATACCGATCGGGCGCAAGCGCTGGTACCCCGTGGGCCCGCCGAAGGCGATGCGGTTCCGGGCCGGCAGCTGGGTCGAGCTGAGGGTGCTGATGCCGGTGTTCATGGTGCTCGGGGGAGTGGGCGCGGCGGCGGCGCTGAACGTCATCTGA
- a CDS encoding ATP/GTP-binding protein, with protein sequence MVSEHSDETDGDTGALALKILVAGGFGVGKTTLVGAVSEIKPLRTEELLSEVGQSVDDTDGVDQKVTTTVAMDFGRITIRSGLSLYLFGTPGQDRFWFMWDELAQGALGAVVLADTRRLQDCFPAVDYFEHRHIPFVVAVNCFSEARAHGAQDVSRALDLDQGTPVVLCDARDRDSGKEVLIRLVEYAGRMHTARLLDSVG encoded by the coding sequence ATGGTCTCCGAGCATTCCGATGAGACAGACGGCGACACGGGCGCCCTGGCACTGAAGATCCTCGTCGCCGGCGGATTCGGCGTGGGCAAGACCACGCTGGTCGGCGCGGTCAGCGAGATCAAGCCGCTGCGCACCGAGGAACTCCTGAGCGAGGTGGGCCAGTCGGTCGACGACACCGACGGGGTGGACCAGAAGGTCACCACCACCGTCGCCATGGACTTCGGCCGCATCACGATCAGGTCGGGGCTCTCGCTCTACCTGTTCGGCACCCCGGGGCAGGACCGGTTCTGGTTCATGTGGGACGAGTTGGCGCAAGGGGCGTTGGGCGCCGTCGTCCTCGCGGACACGCGGCGACTGCAGGACTGCTTCCCCGCCGTGGACTACTTCGAGCACCGGCACATCCCCTTCGTGGTCGCCGTCAACTGCTTCTCGGAAGCACGCGCCCATGGTGCCCAGGACGTCTCACGCGCCCTCGACCTCGACCAGGGAACCCCCGTGGTCCTCTGCGACGCCAGGGACCGCGACTCCGGCAAGGAAGTGCTGATACGCCTCGTCGAATACGCCGGGCGGATGCACACCGCCCGGCTGCTCGACTCCGTGGGCTGA
- a CDS encoding ABC transporter ATP-binding protein — protein sequence MIGVAPPAYDPAAPTTANTLPVGAPATVRAYVAELFRRHRRAFVLLITVNTVAVVASMAGPYLLGALVERVSDGARELHLEVTAAVFVVALVVQAVFVREVRLRGAMLGERMLADLREDFLVRSVGLPPGVLERAGTGDLLSRITTDIDRLANAMREAVPQLAIGVVWVVLLVGGLAVTAPPLALAVLLALPVLVVGCRWYFKRAPSAYRSESAGYAAVAAVLAETVDAGRTVEAHRLGTRRIDLSDQRVREWTAWERYTLWLRSVLFPVINFTHTTVLGSVLIIGGVFVLQGWIGLGQLTTGALIAQMLVDPINLILRWYDELQVAEVSLARLVGVRDIEPDAGDPAVTPEGRHVHADRVRFGYREGVDVLRKVSLEVAPGTRLALVGPSGAGKSTLGRLLAGIYAPRDGRVTLGGAELSRMPAEDVRSHVALVNQEHHVFVGSLRDNLLLARTGAGDAELWAALGAVDADAWARALDEGLDTEVGSGGFTLTPAQAQQIALARLVLADPHTLVLDEATSLLDPRAARHLERSLARVLDGRTVVAIAHRLHTAHDADVIAVVENGRISELGSHDQLVAADGAYAALWRSWHG from the coding sequence ATGATCGGCGTGGCGCCCCCGGCCTACGACCCGGCCGCCCCGACGACGGCGAACACCCTGCCCGTCGGCGCCCCCGCGACCGTACGCGCCTACGTGGCAGAACTGTTCCGCCGGCACCGCCGGGCCTTCGTCCTGCTCATCACCGTCAACACGGTCGCGGTCGTGGCCTCGATGGCGGGCCCCTACCTGCTCGGCGCACTCGTCGAGCGGGTCTCCGACGGGGCGCGTGAACTCCATCTGGAAGTCACCGCGGCGGTGTTCGTCGTCGCCCTCGTCGTCCAGGCCGTCTTCGTACGGGAGGTACGGCTGCGCGGCGCCATGCTCGGCGAGCGGATGCTGGCCGACCTGCGCGAGGACTTCCTCGTCCGGTCGGTCGGCCTGCCGCCGGGTGTCCTGGAACGCGCCGGCACGGGTGACCTGCTCTCCCGCATCACCACGGACATCGACCGGCTGGCCAACGCCATGCGCGAGGCGGTGCCCCAGCTGGCCATCGGGGTGGTGTGGGTCGTCCTGCTCGTCGGCGGCCTCGCCGTGACCGCGCCCCCGCTGGCCCTCGCCGTCCTGCTGGCCCTGCCCGTGCTGGTCGTCGGCTGCCGCTGGTACTTCAAGCGTGCCCCTTCCGCCTACCGCTCGGAGTCCGCCGGGTACGCCGCCGTCGCCGCCGTCCTCGCGGAGACGGTGGACGCCGGGCGCACCGTCGAGGCCCACCGCCTCGGCACCCGCCGCATCGACCTCTCCGACCAGCGGGTCCGCGAATGGACCGCCTGGGAGCGGTACACCCTGTGGCTGCGGTCGGTGCTCTTCCCCGTCATCAATTTCACGCACACCACGGTCCTCGGGTCCGTCCTGATCATCGGCGGGGTGTTCGTCCTCCAGGGCTGGATCGGCCTCGGGCAGCTGACCACGGGCGCGCTCATCGCCCAGATGCTCGTCGACCCGATCAACCTGATCCTCCGCTGGTACGACGAGCTGCAGGTCGCCGAGGTGTCGCTGGCCCGCCTGGTCGGGGTACGGGACATCGAGCCCGACGCGGGCGACCCGGCCGTGACCCCCGAGGGGCGACATGTCCACGCCGACCGGGTGCGCTTCGGATACCGCGAAGGCGTCGACGTCCTGCGCAAGGTCTCCCTGGAGGTCGCGCCCGGCACCCGGCTCGCCCTCGTCGGCCCGTCCGGCGCGGGCAAGTCGACCCTGGGCCGACTGCTCGCGGGGATCTACGCGCCCCGCGACGGCCGTGTCACCCTCGGCGGTGCCGAGCTGTCCCGGATGCCCGCCGAGGACGTCCGCTCCCACGTCGCCCTGGTCAACCAGGAGCACCACGTGTTCGTCGGCTCCCTCCGCGACAACCTGCTCCTGGCCCGCACGGGCGCCGGGGACGCCGAGCTGTGGGCGGCGCTGGGCGCGGTCGACGCCGACGCCTGGGCGCGGGCGCTGGACGAGGGACTGGACACCGAGGTCGGTTCCGGCGGGTTCACGCTCACCCCGGCGCAGGCCCAGCAGATCGCGCTGGCCCGGCTGGTCCTCGCCGACCCGCACACGCTGGTCCTGGACGAGGCGACCTCGCTCCTCGACCCGCGGGCGGCCCGCCACCTGGAACGCTCGCTCGCCCGCGTCCTCGACGGCCGTACCGTCGTCGCCATCGCCCACCGCCTGCACACCGCCCACGACGCCGACGTCATCGCCGTCGTCGAGAACGGCCGCATCAGCGAGCTGGGCAGCCACGACCAGCTCGTCGCCGCGGACGGCGCGTACGCCGCGCTGTGGAGGTCGTGGCACGGCTGA
- a CDS encoding DUF5709 domain-containing protein, which yields MDRAGGWGDDVYQPDGSEIQDDAGLLDAEDTLVADGVADPLDRGWSPPERPWAVEHTGVTAAERLRGETLEQRLAEELPDIAYPDGDGIGDTQDTDGEPLDNEVGDLRSGRLVAPDEGAHEDEESRLIATDVGIDGAAASAEEAAMHIVDEDSLPG from the coding sequence GTGGACAGAGCCGGCGGATGGGGAGACGACGTCTACCAGCCAGACGGATCCGAGATCCAGGACGACGCGGGGCTGCTGGACGCCGAGGACACCCTGGTCGCCGACGGTGTGGCCGACCCCCTCGACCGGGGCTGGTCCCCACCGGAGCGGCCATGGGCGGTGGAGCACACCGGTGTCACGGCGGCGGAGCGACTGCGCGGGGAGACGCTGGAGCAGCGCCTCGCCGAAGAGCTCCCGGACATCGCCTACCCCGACGGGGACGGCATCGGCGACACCCAGGACACCGACGGCGAGCCGCTGGACAACGAGGTGGGCGACCTTCGCTCCGGCCGTCTGGTCGCCCCCGACGAGGGCGCGCACGAGGACGAGGAGAGCAGGTTGATCGCCACCGACGTGGGAATCGACGGAGCTGCCGCCTCCGCCGAGGAGGCCGCCATGCACATCGTGGACGAGGACTCCCTGCCGGGCTGA
- a CDS encoding roadblock/LC7 domain-containing protein produces the protein MIQDPSTRATERSGELDWLLDDLVLRVHEVRHAVVLSNDGLAVGASSDLRREDAEHLAAVASGFHSLAKGAGRHFGAGGVRQTMVEMDDGFLFVAAAGDGSCLALLTSVTADIGLVAYEMARLVKRVGEHLRTPTRAGARPPTAG, from the coding sequence ATGATCCAGGACCCGAGCACCAGGGCCACCGAACGCTCCGGTGAACTCGACTGGCTGCTGGACGACTTGGTCCTGCGCGTGCACGAGGTGCGGCACGCCGTGGTCCTGTCCAACGACGGCCTGGCGGTCGGCGCCTCCAGCGACCTCAGGCGCGAGGACGCCGAGCACCTCGCCGCGGTCGCCTCCGGCTTCCACAGTCTCGCCAAGGGCGCGGGCCGTCACTTCGGCGCAGGGGGCGTACGCCAGACGATGGTCGAGATGGACGACGGCTTCCTCTTCGTCGCCGCCGCCGGAGACGGCTCCTGCCTCGCCCTCCTCACCTCCGTCACGGCCGACATCGGGCTGGTGGCGTACGAAATGGCACGGCTGGTGAAGCGCGTCGGAGAGCACCTGCGGACACCGACCCGCGCCGGCGCACGCCCGCCCACGGCCGGATGA
- a CDS encoding acyl-CoA thioesterase II: MTTNPAERLVDLLDLEQIEVNIFRGRSPQESLQRVFGGQVAGQALVAAGRTTEGDRPVHSLHAYFLRPGRPGVPIVYQVERVRDGRSFTTRRVTAVQQGRTIFNLTASFHKPEEGSFEHQLPPGRKVPDPESLPTVTQEISEHLGTLPEQLERMARRQPFDIRYVDRLRWTAEEVEHAEPRSAVWMRAVGPLGDDPLVHTCALTYASDMTLLDAVRIPVEPLWGPRGFDMASLDHAMWFHRPFRADEWFLYDQESPIAVGGRGLARGRIYDLEGRLLVSVVQEGLFRKLEA; encoded by the coding sequence ATGACGACCAACCCCGCCGAGCGGCTCGTCGACCTGCTCGACCTGGAGCAGATCGAGGTCAACATCTTCCGCGGGCGCAGCCCGCAGGAGTCCCTGCAGCGGGTCTTCGGCGGGCAGGTCGCCGGCCAGGCGCTGGTCGCCGCCGGACGCACCACCGAGGGCGACCGGCCCGTGCATTCATTGCACGCGTACTTCCTGCGCCCCGGCCGTCCCGGGGTGCCGATCGTGTACCAGGTGGAGCGGGTGCGGGACGGGCGGTCGTTCACCACGCGCCGGGTCACCGCCGTGCAGCAGGGCCGCACGATCTTCAATCTGACCGCTTCCTTTCACAAGCCTGAAGAGGGGAGCTTCGAGCACCAGTTGCCGCCGGGCCGCAAGGTGCCCGACCCCGAGTCGCTGCCGACGGTGACGCAGGAGATCAGCGAGCATCTGGGCACGCTTCCCGAGCAGTTGGAGCGCATGGCCCGGCGGCAGCCCTTCGACATCCGGTATGTCGACCGGCTGCGCTGGACGGCCGAGGAGGTCGAGCACGCCGAGCCGCGCAGCGCGGTATGGATGCGCGCGGTGGGTCCCCTCGGCGACGACCCGCTCGTGCACACGTGCGCGCTGACGTACGCCAGCGACATGACGCTTCTCGACGCCGTCCGCATTCCGGTGGAGCCCCTCTGGGGACCCCGTGGCTTCGACATGGCGTCGCTGGACCACGCGATGTGGTTCCACCGGCCGTTCCGCGCGGACGAGTGGTTCCTGTACGACCAGGAGTCCCCGATCGCGGTGGGCGGCCGCGGACTGGCCCGCGGCCGTATCTACGACCTGGAGGGACGTCTGCTCGTATCGGTCGTGCAGGAAGGACTGTTCCGCAAGCTCGAGGCGTGA
- a CDS encoding DUF6397 family protein — MSGDTVTQSATHTTTDTHTTTTEPSTPATRRAAPASKRAARAVRTAGAAGGTLALSRAARELGLKRSEIDLAVQLGCLRTVVDDGGGGRRVTRAEVERLRAEKGFPETLRERVEAVGTKAAAEILGVPPTRFTRLARLGLVTPVKFSLNRYRAVLWLYPSAELRQFAADGRNAPWLTERVPEDLRRRLEAGLDLRPRNWRGRHLGALLRQADDPWSRAAAMASLLDPVQVAEIVHDPYERAHLHFHRPVRAEHGTPDSPAARITARIMTADDPDEIAWLRADLQRSLGEARAHRLAPRPRRKVPWSPAWDETPGAAARPTARPPRGRRRPGHHAPGAGTAPEGRRGLLGWLRRRHH, encoded by the coding sequence ATGTCCGGCGACACCGTCACACAGTCGGCCACGCACACCACCACCGACACCCACACCACGACCACCGAGCCCAGCACGCCCGCCACACGACGCGCCGCCCCGGCATCGAAAAGGGCGGCCAGGGCAGTCAGGACCGCCGGGGCGGCCGGCGGCACCCTGGCACTGAGCCGAGCCGCACGCGAACTGGGCCTGAAACGCAGCGAAATCGACCTCGCCGTACAACTGGGCTGCCTGCGAACGGTCGTCGACGACGGAGGCGGAGGCCGTCGCGTCACACGGGCGGAGGTCGAGCGGCTCCGGGCCGAGAAGGGCTTCCCCGAGACTCTGCGGGAACGGGTCGAGGCCGTGGGGACCAAAGCGGCCGCCGAGATCCTGGGCGTGCCGCCCACCCGGTTCACGCGCCTCGCGCGCCTGGGACTGGTCACACCGGTCAAGTTCTCTCTCAACCGCTACCGCGCCGTGCTCTGGCTCTATCCGTCGGCCGAACTGCGGCAGTTCGCGGCCGACGGGAGGAACGCCCCCTGGCTGACGGAGCGTGTCCCGGAGGATCTCAGGCGCCGACTGGAAGCGGGACTGGACCTGCGCCCCCGGAACTGGCGTGGGCGCCACCTCGGAGCCCTGCTGAGGCAGGCGGACGACCCCTGGAGCCGCGCGGCCGCCATGGCCTCCCTGCTCGACCCCGTCCAGGTCGCCGAGATCGTCCACGACCCCTACGAGCGCGCCCACCTGCATTTCCACCGGCCCGTACGAGCCGAGCACGGGACGCCCGACTCGCCCGCCGCACGGATCACCGCGCGGATCATGACCGCGGACGACCCCGATGAGATCGCCTGGCTGCGGGCGGACCTCCAGCGGTCCCTCGGCGAGGCCCGGGCACACCGACTCGCCCCGAGGCCCCGCCGGAAGGTGCCGTGGTCGCCGGCCTGGGACGAGACACCCGGCGCGGCGGCCCGACCCACAGCGCGGCCACCCCGGGGCCGACGACGCCCCGGGCACCACGCGCCCGGCGCCGGCACGGCTCCCGAAGGGCGACGCGGTCTGCTGGGCTGGCTCCGCCGCAGACACCACTGA